The DNA region AGAACCGGATGTCGATCTTCAGGCGCCGGACCAACTCCGGATGGTACGCCATCCCATGACGATACACTCGACGTGAATGTGCTGGGCAACGATGCGCGGGCGGCGGAAAACTCTGGTGCAACGCCGTTGCCGCCCCTGCCCGTGCCAGCCTTGCCCGGTGAGAATGAGGCCGACCGGATTGAGCGGCGGGTGTCGACGGGGTTGCTGAACTCGAACTACGCCGCCGCTTTGACCATCCGCCAGCAAAGCGCTCTGCGTTCCGTCGATGGCTTATCGGACCCTACCACCCCGCCACTGTTCCCGAACCTGCCCGATGTCCTTTCGCGGCGTGTGATACCCGCGCAGCCCATGCCACACGCGCATCAGGCGAAGTATCTACTGCGGACGGACCTGGGCACCCTTGACTTGGCCTCTTGTGCCTCCCCGTTGCTTAAATGGGTCTTGCCGACGCAACAAGAAGCCGCCCGGATGGGCGGCCTGTAACGTCTTGATCCACTACCGTAAATCTGGCTGCGTGGGCAGGATTTGGCCTTTGCCGAACCGACCTAGTACTTGAATGCCATCGGAGCAACGCGCGACCCAAGACACCGAAGAGCACCGTTTCCGAGCACAGTCCTCCGTACAGGACACTGCAGGGCTGAACAGGTAACGCTCCGCCCTCCTGTCGAAACGAGCGCCCATGCCACGAACCAATCACACTACGAAGAAATCGGCCGCGGTAAGTGTCAACCCAGCGGACAGTGTCGCGAACTGAACGCGGGCGCCGGACCCGTTGCCGTCGGCGTCGAAGAAGAGCCGACCCGTGTCCGTCTCGTAGATCACCCGGTGCAGAACATCCGTGGCGTTCCCGGTCAGGTTCGAGACAAAGCCAGATGCGGCGAGCGCTCCGGTGGCCATGCCCGAGAAGACAAGGTCGTCCAGCCTGATCGTGTCATCTACGGCACTGAAGTCAGTGATCCGATCAATGTTGCCGCCGCCGAGGGCCGCGCTGAAGACGAAGGCATCGTTACCGAAACCGCCGGTCAGGGTATCGGCACCGAGGCCGCCGTTGATCACGTTGTTGGCGGCATTGCCGGTGATCCTGTTCGCCAGCGCATTGCCAATGCCGGCGATGTTGCCTGTGCCTGTCAGTACCAGGTTCTCGACGAACCGCACCCCGAGATATGCATCCAGGTTGAACGCCACCGAACTCTGCACCTCGTCCCGGCCGCCGGCGTCAAGGGCGCTCGTGATGGTGGTGGTTTCATGGACCTGGTCGGCGGAGGAGGTGACACCGTAGATGTCATCTCCAGCCCCGCCGATCATGGTGTCGGCCCCCGCGCCACCCACCAGCGTGTTTGAGCCGGCATTGCCGGTCAGGACGTTGGCCAGCGCGTTGCCGGTCGCGCCTGTGTTTCCGGTGCCGGTCAGCGTCAGCCGTTCGACGAACCGGACGCCCGCATGGGCGTCCAGGCTGAACGACACCGAACTCTGAACCTCGTCCTGGCCGCCTGCATCAAGTGCGCTTGCGATGGATTTGGTCTCAAAGACCATGTCTGCCGCGGACGTGACGCCGTAGATGTCATCCCCAGCCCCACCGATCATGGTATCGGCGCCCGCGCCACCGACGAGGAGGTTCGCCCCCCATTGCCGATCAGGATGTTGGCGAGCCCATTGCCCGTACCCGTAGTGTTGCCGGCGCCCGTGAGGGTCAGGTTCTCCACGAAGCGGACCCCGGCAGAGGCGTCCAGGCTGAAGGTCACGGTACTGCGAACCTCGTCGACACCGCCGGCGTCGATGGCACTTCCCACGTCGAGTGTTTCGATGAGGCGATCTGCCGACCGTTCGACGACATAGATGTCGTTCCCGGCCCCACCGATCATGGTGTCGGCACCCAGCCCCCCGTTGAGCAGGTTGTTTCCTGCGCTGCCGGTCAGGCGGTTCGCCAGGGCATTGCCTGTGCCACTGGTGTTTGCGGTGCCGGTCAGGATCAGATGCTCAACGAAGCGCACGCCGACATAGGCATCCAGACTGAAGCTCACCCTGGACTCGATAGTGTCGGTGCCGCCCGCATCGGTCGTGCTGGCTTGGGTTGTTGTCTCAAAGACCTGGTCACCCGTCGCGCTGACGATGTAGCGATCGTTGCCCCCGCCGCCGATCATCGTGTCAGCACCCGCTCTCCCATCCAGCACATTCGCTCCGCTGTTGCCGATGAGCAGGTTTGCCAGCGCATTACCGGATGCGGTCGAGTTCGCCGTTCCCGTCAGGATTAGGGTCTCGACGAACCTGACACCGGCGCTGGCATCGAGGTCGAAGCTCACGGCGCTGCGGATGGTGTCCATGCCACCAGCATCGATGGCGCTCGATGTGGTCGTTGTCTCGTAGACCCGGTCCCCGCCGGCATCGACCACATAGAGGTCGTTGCCCGCCCCGCCGATCAGACTGTCCGCGCCGCCGGCGCCGTCGAGCGTGTCATTCCCTGCACCCCCTTCCAGCCGGTTCGCGGCGCTGTTGCCGGTGAGGCTGTTGTTCAGCGCATTGCCGGTGCCGCGGCCGACCGTGCCGCCCAGGACCAGGTTCTCGACCTCGGCCCCAAGCACGATGGCATCCACCAGGGCGATGATCGTGTCCGTCCCGCCACCCGCCTGTTCGATGACCACATCCGTCAGCCGGTCGACCACATAGGTGTCGTTGCCGCCAATCCCCTCCAGCGTATCCGCGCCGGTGTGACCATCCAGTCGGTTGGCTGCCGCACTGCCGCGGATCGAGTCACTGCCCTGCCCGCCGATGATGTTCTCGATCTGAAACAGCCGATCACTGCCGATCTCGGCCCCGCTGGCCGTGGTGGCGGCGAGATCAACCAAGATGCCCGTGATCGCGCTGGTGTAGCGGACGGTGTCGATGCCCGCGCCGCCGGTGTAGCGGTCGTTCCCCGCGCCGTTGCCGCCCACGATCAGGTCATCGCCCGCCCCGG from Neotabrizicola shimadae includes:
- a CDS encoding calcium-binding protein, with product MIGGAGDDIYGVTSAADMVFETKSIASALDAGGQDEVQSSVSFSLDAHAGVRFVERLTLTGTGNTGATGNALANVLTGNAGSNTLVGGAGADTMIGGAGDDIYGVTSSADQVHETTTITSALDAGGRDEVQSSVAFNLDAYLGVRFVENLVLTGTGNIAGIGNALANRITGNAANNVINGGLGADTLTGGFGNDAFVFSAALGGGNIDRITDFSAVDDTIRLDDLVFSGMATGALAASGFVSNLTGNATDVLHRVIYETDTGRLFFDADGNGSGARVQFATLSAGLTLTAADFFVV